AAAATTTCAATATGAGAATTACAAATTTTACAGATTATGCTCTTCGCACCTTGATGTACCTTGCAGTCCATCAAGATCGACTCTGCACTGGAAAGGAAATTGCTAATTTCTATGAAATATCTCTTAACCATATTGTAAAAATAGTTCATCGTCTAGCTACCGAGGGGTACATCGAGACACATGAAAAAAGTACCCAGTTACTTTGGGGAGCTTTCGGTATGTAAATTGCTTTATTT
This genomic interval from Oligoflexia bacterium contains the following:
- a CDS encoding Rrf2 family transcriptional regulator, whose product is MRITNFTDYALRTLMYLAVHQDRLCTGKEIANFYEISLNHIVKIVHRLATEGYIETHEKSTQLLWGAFGM